In Trichlorobacter lovleyi, the DNA window CAATCGAGGGACAGTAACGCGGACCGATCCCCTCAATGATCCCGGCGTAGAGCGGCGAGCGATCCAGACCGCTACGGATGATCTCATGGGTGCGCTGATTGGTGTAGGCAATATAACAGGGCACCTGAGGCATGGTGATCCGCTCGGTACTGAACGAGAACGGCACGGGCGGATCATCGCTGTATTGAGCCTCAAGTTTTCTGAAATCAATGGTCCTGCCATCAAGTCGGGCCGGCGTACCGGTCTTGAGCCGCCCCACCTCAAACCCCAGCGTCTTCAATTGGTCTGAAAGCCCCAGAGAAGGCAGATCCCCTGCCCTGCCGCCGGAGTAATTGATCAGGCCGATATGGATCAGCCCCCGCATAAAGGTACCGGTAGTCAGCACAACCGTCTTTCCAAGAAAGCGTATGCCACTGCGGGTATCTACCCCGCGTAGTTCTCCACTCTCAAGATGTAGCGCCGTAACCTCACCCTGCTTGACATGCAGGTTCGGTTGTTGTTCAAGTACCCGCTTCATACGCAAACGATAAAGCTGCTTGTCTGCCTGGGCACGACCGGCACGTACCGCCGGCCCCTTGCGTGTATTCAAGACGCGGAACTGTATTCCGGTGGCATCAATATTTTTCGCCATCTCGCCACCCAGCGCATCGATCTCACGCACCAGGTGCCCTTTGGCCAATCCCCCGATTGAAGGGTTACACGACATCACTGCCATGCCATCGAGGCTCATGTTCAACAGCAAGGTCAGGCATCCCATTCTTGCGGCAGCCAGTGCGGCCTCGCAGCCGGCATGACCGGCACCCACCACAATCACATCGTATCTGGTTTCATAGCTATGCATCATGGCCACCATGTTCCACGTGAAACATCATTACTTGCCAATACAAAATGAAGAAAAAATCAGATCAAGCAGGTCGTCGGTCGTGGTCTCGCCGGTAATCTCACCAAGGGCGCCAAGGGCGGCCCTGAGATCCAGGGCCAGCAGCTCCGGGGGTAACCCCAGCAGCAGATTATCCGCAAAGGCCTGGAGAGACTGTTGGACACGAACAAGAACATCACGATGACGAACGTTTGAGATCACAGCAGCAGCATCGGATGAAAAGGCCGAAGACTGTACGAAGTGGTCGTAGATCTGAGCGGCAAGCAGATCAATACCCGCCCTGCTCTTTGCAGAAACGCTGCATACTCCGAGAGGTGCAGCCAGATCTGACAGATCAAGCAACTGAGGAAGGTCTGACTTGGTCACCACCAGCAGATACGGAAGCGCGGCAAGCGATCTAGTCAGCTCCAACAATTCATCACTCAACGGGGCAGTGCCATCGACCAGCAAAAGCAGCAGATCGGCCTCAGACACCTTATCAAGCGCCCGACGGACACCCTCCTGCTCAACACAGTCGGCGTGATGGGCACGAATACCGGCAGCATCGATAACCTTAACCGGCAACCCCCGCAGGGAGACCGTCTCTTCAATCAAGTCGCGGGTGGTGCCGGGCAGTGCTGAGACAATCGCCCGGTCGGTCCCTGACAGGGCGTTCAAGAGGCTGGATTTACCAGCATTCGGAAGCCCCAGCAGAAGGACCGAAACACCGTCGCGCAGCACCTTTCCCGTTGCAAAGCTCGCGAGCAGCCGATCAATTCCGGCAGAAACCGATGCAACTCTGGTTTCTATGACCGCGAACACAGCAGGATCAACCTCATCCTCTGGAAAGTCTATGTGAGCCTCTACCAAGGCCAACGCATCAACCAGCGGTGTCTTCAAGGCGGTCAATGCACGGGACAGATGACCTTCGCGTTGCGACTGGGCCAGGCTCAAAGAACGCCCTGTACGGCTGGCGATCAGGTCCATAACAGATTCTGCCTGGGCAAGGTCGATACGGCCGTTCAGGAAAGCACGCCGGGTAAATTCGCCCGCCTCAGCCAGTCGTGCGCCAGCAGCAATGCAGGCCTCCAAGACAGCACGAACCACGTAATAGCCACCATGGCAGTGAAGCTCAAGCACGTCCTCACGGGTGTACGAACGAGGAGCACGCATCAGAACCGCCATGGCTTCATCAATCAGAGCGCCGTCAAGCGGATTGATCAGGCGGCCATAGAAAAGGCGGTGGCTCTCAAAGCCACCGCCGTTCTTCGTGCCTGATCCTTTAAAAACCTTCCGGCCAATCTGCTCTGCGTCAGGCCCGCTGACCCGTACTATGCCCACTCCTCCCGAACCAAGCGGGGTCGCTATGGCAGCAATGGTATCACGAATATACATGGCGCACCGGATCAGTCTTTGACGAGCTTGTTGATATATGCCTGCTGACCAATGGTCAGTATGTTGTTTATCAGCCAGTACAAAACCAGACCAGCGGGAAAACTGAGAAACATAAAGGTAAAGATGACCGGTAGGCCCAGCATGATCTTCTGCTGCATTTCATCCATATTGGAAGGGGTCATCTTCTGCTGGACAAACATGGTGATACCCATGATGACCGGAGTCACATAATAAGGATCTTTGTCTGACAGGTCAGTGATCCAGAACATGAACGGAGCATGGCGCAGCTCGATCGAGTACATCAGTGCCTTGTAAAGGGCAAAAAAGACCGGGATCTGGACAATCATGGGGAGACAGCCACCCAGAGGGTTGACCTTATGATCACGGTACAATTCCATGACCGCGCGGTTCATGGCATCTTTGTCATTTTTATACTTCTCTTTCAATGCAGCCATCTTAGGCTGCAATTTACCCATCTCTTTCATTGACTTGTAACTCTTATGGGTAAGTGGAAAGAAAAATA includes these proteins:
- the mnmE gene encoding tRNA uridine-5-carboxymethylaminomethyl(34) synthesis GTPase MnmE codes for the protein MYIRDTIAAIATPLGSGGVGIVRVSGPDAEQIGRKVFKGSGTKNGGGFESHRLFYGRLINPLDGALIDEAMAVLMRAPRSYTREDVLELHCHGGYYVVRAVLEACIAAGARLAEAGEFTRRAFLNGRIDLAQAESVMDLIASRTGRSLSLAQSQREGHLSRALTALKTPLVDALALVEAHIDFPEDEVDPAVFAVIETRVASVSAGIDRLLASFATGKVLRDGVSVLLLGLPNAGKSSLLNALSGTDRAIVSALPGTTRDLIEETVSLRGLPVKVIDAAGIRAHHADCVEQEGVRRALDKVSEADLLLLLVDGTAPLSDELLELTRSLAALPYLLVVTKSDLPQLLDLSDLAAPLGVCSVSAKSRAGIDLLAAQIYDHFVQSSAFSSDAAAVISNVRHRDVLVRVQQSLQAFADNLLLGLPPELLALDLRAALGALGEITGETTTDDLLDLIFSSFCIGK